The following coding sequences are from one Elusimicrobiota bacterium window:
- a CDS encoding nucleotidyltransferase domain-containing protein: MTEQEIIIEKVKQEILNLGALLTEVEAIGIIGSLASGNFVPEKSDIDILVVLDDLPKESWEEGGKALNWTYRIQNLLSKKCDRRVTVIITCIEFLIDISDWYVFSFASDSILIYDKGKVKKIFDKIMEKTKEWGLVQKQYETYGHKLWGLNRPLNPGEILDFHLEEKELDFLTEKDVK, encoded by the coding sequence ATGACAGAACAAGAAATTATAATTGAAAAAGTAAAACAGGAGATATTAAATTTAGGTGCTCTATTAACTGAAGTTGAGGCTATAGGGATTATTGGTTCTCTTGCAAGTGGGAATTTTGTTCCAGAAAAAAGTGATATAGATATTTTAGTTGTTTTAGATGATTTACCAAAAGAAAGTTGGGAAGAAGGCGGAAAGGCATTGAACTGGACTTACAGAATCCAAAATCTGCTATCAAAAAAATGCGACCGCAGAGTAACAGTTATCATTACATGTATAGAGTTCTTAATTGATATATCAGACTGGTATGTTTTCAGTTTTGCATCTGATAGTATACTTATTTATGACAAAGGTAAAGTAAAAAAAATATTTGATAAAATCATGGAAAAAACAAAGGAATGGGGACTTGTGCAGAAACAATATGAGACTTACGGCCATAAATTGTGGGGGTTGAACCGGCCATTAAATCCAGGCGAAATTTTGGATTTTCATTTAGAAGAAAAAGAACTTGATTTCCTAACAGAAAAAGATGTTAAATGA